The genomic interval GGCGAGATAGACCGGCAGCTCCGTGCCACGGTCATCGACGAACGTGCCCTCGGTGCCGAGGTGGTACTTCACGTCGCCCGACCCGCTCTTGCTTCCGATCGAGACGGAGCCTTCGAACTCGCGGAACACCTGGCCGTAGGTCTTGCCGCCGATATTCGTGAGCACGTTCAGCCGGCCGCGGTGCGCCATTCCGATCGCGGCGCCGTCGAGGCCGGAGTCGGCCGCACCCTGCAGGATCTCGTCGAGCAGCGGGATGAGCGACTCGCCGCCTTCGAGGCTGAAGCGCTTCTGGCCGACGTATTTCGTCTGCAGGAACGTCTCGAACGCCTCGGCCTGGTTGAGCTTGTCGAGGATGCGCAGCTGCTCGTCGTGACCGGGCTTGGTGTACTTGACCTCGACGTTCTCCTGGAACCACCGGCGCTGCTCGGGATCCTGGATGTGCATGTACTCGATGCCGATGGTGCGGCAGTAGGAGTCGCGGAGCACACCGAGGATGTCGCGCAGCTTCATCTGGCGCTTGCCGCCGAACCCGTTCGTGACGAACTCGCGGTCGAGGTCCCAGAAGGTGAGGCCGTGCTCTTCGATCTCGAGGTCGGGGTGGGTGCGCTGCACGTACTCGAGCGGATCGGTGGCCGCCATCAGGTGTCCGCGGACCCGGAACGAGTTGATGAGCTCCTGCACGCGTGCCGTCTTGTCGACCCGCTCGGCGAGGTCGACGTTGATGTCGGCCGCCCAGTGGATGGGGGCGTACGGGATGCGGAGCGCGGCGAAGATGGTGTCGTAGAAGCCCCGCTGGCCGATGAGCAGCTCGTGCACCTTCTTGAGGAACTCGCCCGACCCGGCGCCCTGGATGACGCGGTGGTCGTAGGTGCTCGTGAGCGTGATCGTCTTGCCGATCGCCAGCTCGTTGAGCGTCTTCTCGCTCGCGCCCTGGAACTCGGCCGGGTATTCGAGCGCGCCCGCGCCGACGATGCACCCCTGGCCCTTCATGAGACGCGGGACCGAGTGCACGGTGCCGATGCCGCCGGGGTTCGTGAGCGAGATCGTGGTGCCCTGGAAATCGGCGGCCGTCAGCTTGTTGTTGCGGGCGCGCGTGATGAGGTCCTCGTACGTCGTGAGGTACTCGTTGAACGTGAGGGTGTCTGCGCGCTTGATGCTGGGAACGAGCAGCGCGCGCGTGCCGTCGGGCTTCGGCAGGTCGATCGCGATGCCGAGGTTGACGTGCGAGGGCGCGACGACGGACGGCTTGCCGTCGATCTCGGCGTAGAACACGTTCTGGCTCGGGAACTCCTTCAGCGCCTGGATGATGGCCCAGCCGATGAGGTGCGTGAAGCTGACCTTGCCGCCGCGGGTGCGCGACATGTGGTTGTTGAGCACGATCCGGTTGTCGATCATGAGCTTCGCCGGGATCGTGCGAACGCTCGTCGCGGTCGGAACCGTGAGCGACTCGTCCATGTTGGCCGCGAGGGTCTTCGGCATCCCGCGGAGGACGGTGACGCGCTCCTCAGCAGCCTGGTCGGCCGCCGACGGGGCCGCGGCCGGAGCCTGGGCAGGGATCGGCGGTGGCGCTGCGGGCCGCGCGGTCGTCCGGGCGACCGGCTGCGACCCGACCACGGGGATCGCCGCGGTGACCGGCTTCGGCTCCGCCCCGGGTGCTTCGGATTCCGGGGGCGCGGCCGGGGGCGCGGCAGGCGCCTCTGCCGCCGGCGCGGGGGCTGCCGCTGCCGGCGCGGCCGCCGCCGGTGGGGCGGAGGCTGCGGGCGCCCCGCTCGCGGGCCTTGCGGCATCCGGAGCCGGAATCGTCGGTGCCGATGGTACGGCCGTCCCCGTATCGACGGGGTGGTAGGCCTCGAGAATGGGCCACCACGCCTTGTCGACCGAGTTCTTGTCGATCTTGAACTGTTCGTACAGCTCGTCGACGAGCCATTCGTTGGCTCCGAACTCTCCTTCGTTCGAAACCCCGACGCCCGTCACCTGGCTCGACACGCTGGATCGCCTGCTTTCATCGGTGAAGATCTCAGAGATCGTGCGGAGCGCGAACCGCCCACATGCACGACTGTTAAGCGTAACCCAGTCTGCCGCACGGGTTCCTTGCGGCGGGAGAGGCGGGAGCGGAAAGATCGCGGACGCTTATCTGCACGGAAACAGTCACTACCCTTGACGGACATGGAGTTCTACGGTGACATGCCCGACGTCGACCTGACCTATTCGGATGTCTTCCTGGTCCCTCGATCCTCATCGATCACCAGCCGGCTCGACGTGGATCTGTCGCCTGGTGACGGCACCACGGCGACGATCCCGCTGGTGTCGGCGAACATGAACTCCGTCACCGGCGCTCGACTGGCAGCGACCCTTGCGCGACGTGGTGGCCTCGGGGTGCTTCCGCAGGACATGCACCTGCAGGACCTGGATGCCGCCATCCGATGGGTCAAAGCGCAGCCCGTGCAGTGGGATACCCCCCTGGTGCTCCCGCCCGAGGCGACCGTGGCGCAAGCCGCGCGGCTGCTGCCTGCCACCGAGGGGCACGGCATCGTGGTGGCGGATGCGGCCACCGGCCCGCTCGGAATCGAAGACATTCAGGGTGTCGTTCCGGCCACGCGTCTCGGCACAGCTCTGCCCGACGCACGGCTGGGCGACCTGACGCGAGGGCGCACGGCATCCGTCGACGCCGACGACATCGAGAGCGCACGCCACGCCTTCGACGTGATCGTCGCCGCGGGCGCCGAGACCGTATGCGTGCTGCATCACGGTCACCTGGTCGGCACGCTGTCCCGTCGCAGCGCGCTGCGCACGACGCTCTACCGTCCGGCGGTCGACGCCTCCGGACGCTTGAGTGTCGCCGCCGCCGTCGGCATCAACGGGGATGTCGCAGCCAAGGCCAGGGCGCTCGCCGCGGCCGGGGTGGATGTGCTCGTCGTCGACACCGCCCACGGACACCAGGAGGGCATGCTCCGCGCGCTCCGCGCCGTCGCCGACCTCGACCTCGGCATCCCGATCGCGGCCGGCAACATCGTCACCGCCGAGGGAGTGCACGACCTCGTCGCGGCGGGTGCGGACATCCTGAAGGTGGGTGTCGGGCCCGGAGCGATGTGCACGACGCGCATGATGACCGCGGTCGGGCGGCCCCAGTTCTCCGCGGTGCTCGAGACGGCCGAGGCCGCCCGTATCATGGGCGCACACGTGTGGGCCGACGGCGGCGTCAGGTACCCGCGTGACGTCGCACTCGCGCTCGCTGCGGGGGCGGCATC from Microbacterium pumilum carries:
- a CDS encoding multifunctional oxoglutarate decarboxylase/oxoglutarate dehydrogenase thiamine pyrophosphate-binding subunit/dihydrolipoyllysine-residue succinyltransferase subunit is translated as MSSQVTGVGVSNEGEFGANEWLVDELYEQFKIDKNSVDKAWWPILEAYHPVDTGTAVPSAPTIPAPDAARPASGAPAASAPPAAAAPAAAAPAPAAEAPAAPPAAPPESEAPGAEPKPVTAAIPVVGSQPVARTTARPAAPPPIPAQAPAAAPSAADQAAEERVTVLRGMPKTLAANMDESLTVPTATSVRTIPAKLMIDNRIVLNNHMSRTRGGKVSFTHLIGWAIIQALKEFPSQNVFYAEIDGKPSVVAPSHVNLGIAIDLPKPDGTRALLVPSIKRADTLTFNEYLTTYEDLITRARNNKLTAADFQGTTISLTNPGGIGTVHSVPRLMKGQGCIVGAGALEYPAEFQGASEKTLNELAIGKTITLTSTYDHRVIQGAGSGEFLKKVHELLIGQRGFYDTIFAALRIPYAPIHWAADINVDLAERVDKTARVQELINSFRVRGHLMAATDPLEYVQRTHPDLEIEEHGLTFWDLDREFVTNGFGGKRQMKLRDILGVLRDSYCRTIGIEYMHIQDPEQRRWFQENVEVKYTKPGHDEQLRILDKLNQAEAFETFLQTKYVGQKRFSLEGGESLIPLLDEILQGAADSGLDGAAIGMAHRGRLNVLTNIGGKTYGQVFREFEGSVSIGSKSGSGDVKYHLGTEGTFVDDRGTELPVYLAANPSHLETVDGVLEGIVRAKQDRKPVGSYSWLPILVHGDAAFAGQGVVVETLQMSKLRGYRTGGTIHVVVNNQVGFTTTPQDGRSSVYSTDVAKTIQAPVLHVNGDDPEAVVRVSQVAFAYRERFHRDIVIDLVCYRRRGHNEGDDPSMTQPLMTNLIEAKRSVRRLYTEALVGRGDITEEEYEQAKRDFQNRLEIAFAETHAAETGSSSVLHADAAAEPVAGQPDSTGVSRDVVNLIGDAFVNKPDGFTVHPKLQQLLEKRFDMSRNGAIDWAFGELLAFGSLLLEKTFVRLAGQDTRRGTFVQRHSVLHDRANGQEWIPLANLSDDQGRFWVYDSFLSEYAAMAFEYGYSVERADALVLWEAQFGDFANGAQSVIDEYISAAEQKWGQQSSVVLLLPHGYEGQGPDHSSARIERYLQMCAQDNMTVARPSTPASYFHLLRRQAYARPRRPLVVFTPKAMLRLRGATSPVEDFLSGRFEPVLDDDRGLDKSAVKRVLLHAGKIHWDLRAELEKKPNPEIALVRVEQFYPAPIDELNAVIDSYPNAQLFWVQDEPENQGAWPFIALEVVKHLHGRTIKRISRPAAASTATGSPKVHATEQATILQKALTL
- a CDS encoding GuaB1 family IMP dehydrogenase-related protein — translated: MEFYGDMPDVDLTYSDVFLVPRSSSITSRLDVDLSPGDGTTATIPLVSANMNSVTGARLAATLARRGGLGVLPQDMHLQDLDAAIRWVKAQPVQWDTPLVLPPEATVAQAARLLPATEGHGIVVADAATGPLGIEDIQGVVPATRLGTALPDARLGDLTRGRTASVDADDIESARHAFDVIVAAGAETVCVLHHGHLVGTLSRRSALRTTLYRPAVDASGRLSVAAAVGINGDVAAKARALAAAGVDVLVVDTAHGHQEGMLRALRAVADLDLGIPIAAGNIVTAEGVHDLVAAGADILKVGVGPGAMCTTRMMTAVGRPQFSAVLETAEAARIMGAHVWADGGVRYPRDVALALAAGAASVMVGSWFAGTIEAPGELQVDATGRAYKESWGMASTKAVHDRFGRLDPYELARKELFAEGISSSKIYLDPLRPGLEDLLDMITSGVRSSFTYAGASSVAEFHERARVGLQSAAGYEEGKALPVSW